In Vespula pensylvanica isolate Volc-1 chromosome 2, ASM1446617v1, whole genome shotgun sequence, the genomic window GTTGTTGTAGTCGTTGTAGTCGTTGTAGATGGCTTTTCCGTAGTCGTCGTAATTGTGCTGGTAGTAGTAGTGCTGGTGGTAGTCGTTGTTGTCGTGCTCGTGGTTGACGTTGTGGTCTTCTTCATCGGTCTCGTTCTCGTCGAAGTCTCAAAGTGGGACGTCGTTATGTAGTGCGCGGAACCCACGGGTTTGTGGTATTCGGTCTTCTAAGACGAAAAAGGtgaatatataagtaaaaaggTTAATGTTGTTTCCGTAAACAGAGTACGGTGAGATAAAGATAACTATATTTtggagaagaattttttttatatatacatcaatCGATAGGAGAGTAAGGTTATCCATAATAACTCAATATAAAGGATAGCATTAAAGGACATACTTCTTGTGACTCGGTAGGCTTGAAACTCGGCCGATGAGGAAAGCTCTCCGGCCCGTTTTGCATCAAACTAGGATTGTCGGTCCAATGTGGTTTCAAGGACGGCCTGGGTGGAGTCCAGCTGTTTTCCGACCAAAAATAAGAGCTAGCGCCGAAGGGTCTAGTAGTTTCAAACACGGTTATGGGCTTTACCGATGAAGAggaagtggaggaggaggacaacAACGAGGTGgacgaagacgatgacgaGGGTCTCTGCTTTGTTACAAACGCCGGCTCTGTGGTAACTTGCCAGTGAGAGGTTTGTGGTACGGATCCGGCTGCGctagaatgaaagaaaagttttaagcGCTGGCTCGGAAACTTTCATCTCCACTCCCAgcacttttcttttatatttgctacgcataatcgataataaataaaggagAGATATAGAACGCAAACGCAGCATATAATTAGAAACAAAATTCCGTGCCGATAAGATTAatcaaagattttcattcctttttccacttttttctaACTTTCCCTCCatatctttcccttttttaaaGAGCATATTCGCACATTTGATTACTCGACCACGTAGTCGAATACCTAGTCGGTTGACTATTGAAATACGTAGGTCTTGGCGACGTAGCAGTTTTCAAAGACACGTCCGAGGTATTAGGTTTCAGGACGAAGGTTGGTCTCGCATCGGTTTGACTACTCAAGGAGATCGGTCGAAACGTTGTCGTCTTGATCGAGAAGTACGGCTTCGAGAAATCTGTCAATGGTTTCGGAGTAGCTGGTTTTGTGGCCCATTGTGGTCGTTCGGTGTATATGAGGTTTATACTGGAATGCTGATTTTTCAGTGGTTCCTAATAagacatataaaattaatttttgtcaatagcagaagaaaaggatatatatgttatttatgtATGGAGAAtacaagtaaataatatatttttcttacattttcgtTAACGGAATTGACGTACGGTCGATGTATCGTTTCCTGTACGCTGAGGTCAGCATCCTCCGCTTTTTCATCATCTGGCCTCGACTCCGAGGGTCTTTGGTTGTTCGGCCAGTTAGGCCTCTTCGACTGTCCATCGTTCGACGCATGTTCCTTTCCAGGTAAGCGTATCACGAGCGTATTGGGCGAACTTCCTACTTTATCCTTAAAGCCTTGATAGTTCCCGTGTCCTTGGAGCTGCAGGTCGACCTTATCGTCCGCGTTGCCATCTGGTCTGATCTTCTGTTGAGGCAACTGCGAGGACTCATGGAAGTTTGGCCTTTTTGTACCCTGAGAGCTGTTATATATAGGCGAAGATCCAGCCGGGAGCACGGAAGTTTGAAATCTATCAGTATGTTCGGACGTTGGTTTCGCGTGCGGTCTCTTTTGTAAAGGTCGAGCAACGTTACTCGAAGGTGTTTTGAAGGGCCTCGGTGAAACGACGAATCCAGCGTGAGAAGATAATTGCTGGTGAACGGAGCTTGGTTTTGAAGTACTCGAGATCGGGAAATTTGAAAGAGAGGTCACGGTAAACCTTGTCGTCTCGCTTCCCAGAACTTCCGCCAGTGTTGGCCTAAGAGTATTCGACTCGTGGtgaagatgatgatggtgatgttGCGAATTGCCTTGCTGCTTGTGACGGTGATCTTGTTCCTGCTGATTTGACTGATGTCCTGGCGAGGCTATCGAGTTCACTGTCGAATTGTGAACGCAGCAGCTACCGAACATGAAGGTGTCCACGCACACACCGACGTGCGTGCCTTCCGATTTGATGCACTCCCAGACGAACATGCAAGTACCTTCGTGGTCACCTGGACCAGGCACTTTGCAAGGCTTCGGACTGATCTTGTAGCCTAGGATCAAGCAAGAACTACGATCGCTATCTCGTTCGACGGAGAATCGAAACGTCGATTACTCTTCTTCTAGCTCGGTCATGGTGCAGAACCGTACGTTGATACgagcatacgtatgtacaagtAGCAGAACGAGGAGCAGCGGTAAGTGCAAGTAATGCATGTAATACGATCGTCGAATGGACATCGTGCGCGTAGGGTCACGATAAAATCTAACGACCGTGGAGATTATATCGGGTGTCTAATGAACGGTTACTTCGCTCTTGCGATAATCTAGCAGGAGTTATACGTTTGGCGCACGACAAGTCTATACAAGTGTACGTCCATGTGTATCGTGGAAGCAAATCGATGCGTAACAGTCGTATTGGCCGCAGCGTTTCTACTTCTAGCGGTTTCCTTAATTGAATTTAGCCATTAGTCGCTCGGTATTTGTTCGCTCGAATGGACGGgattattatttcgagaaaaagacACGTCTACCAGCTTTTGATACTTTTCTGGAGAATCGAGATGCATGCGAGTTACACCTCTCAGTCTGGTTGTCTTgcaaaagaaggagaaaagatttAACGGTTTTAAACTTGCCGCGTGTTTCTTTACGTTAATCCCCGATTCGATTGGTCGCTCGTGCACGATAGTACCgccgcttttttctttttctttaacaagcGGGGAATAAATTTCTAGGAATAaagtatctttttataatagaacCGAGCAACATCgattaaacttttatatttaatcgcaTACATTTTCATAGTCCTCGAAATAGAATTTAGAATAAATTGATGTCTCGAgttgataaattttcatcaGAACCGAACGAATGGCAAGTACTTTTTCAATTACGTGAGCTCGATGAGTTTTATCCCACTCCCGAAGCAAACCTGTTGTCGGAAACGTCGTTAGTGCATCGTGGATGAGCTCCGTCGTCGATGTCGCGTCTTCGTCGCGCCGCTTGGTGAAAGTGTACCACTTGTCGATGAGCACGCGCGCCAGCGAGGTTGAGcgaataacaaaaagaaaaaaaaggaaaagagaaaagaaagaaaaaacgtcgAGGTTTAATTGCGGAAAAGAAGACGGGTACGTAGACCTGGCCCAGGTCGTTAACCGTGTCGTCTCTTCGAGTTATACGCAGGACGACGGAAACGTAAATTACGAGCTCGTTTTGACGCTACCACTCGCTTTCCTCCTCGTCAAAAGTATGTTTGCTATttatgtacatgcatatgcAGGGTTAggttataattatcattattcgtaataattttatatctttttttgttacacGGCAAAAGTGGTGTTCTAAGAAATGTTTTGTCTAAAAATACACATATTAGTAAGCTGGTATTGAACGTGTTACGactaaaaaatgatttcacCTTGTTAGGTACGTTTTACGAGCGTTTTCTATAAAACTTGGacgtaattttcatttatctacGAATATCTGGAAGGTGGAACGAGTGGAAAGTTAAGGTGagatttcataattaaacaAACAGCCCGTAAAAGAGGCTACGAGACGAACATTCAATTTTGCTTATTTAAGAACAAGGTGTAATCATTGCGAATCGTTTATCAAATCATTTTTCGAATCGTGTCTATTCCGCGTCTCTTTCCTCGAATCGACAGAAAGTCGTTGCAATGttgtctctccttttcttctttcgcttttcttttctcacgcTCGCGCACGGCCCGCTGCACCTTGACCGACTTCTCCTTCCAATTAGGCGTTATACATTTGAGAGAAGGAATCCCTTGGATAAGATGGAGTTTGAGATAATTGAAGGTGAGTATAGACAGagaaaattagagaaagagaaagagaaagagaaagagaaaatagaagagagagaaaaagtaaaagacacGGATCTTTTCGAGTATATCACCCAAAATTCTCCGCTCGTGACACGAGTCGAATTCCGTGTAAACTCTTATACCGGCTAATGGCTTCGATGATCCCGCTCGA contains:
- the LOC122637455 gene encoding serine proteinase stubble-like isoform X5 is translated as MRWIGYVATILWWSGIARSLSTVNRGHSYKISPKPCKVPGPGDHEGTCMFVWECIKSEGTHVGVCVDTFMFGSCCVHNSTVNSIASPGHQSNQQEQDHRHKQQGNSQHHHHHLHHESNTLRPTLAEVLGSETTRFTVTSLSNFPISSTSKPSSVHQQLSSHAGFVVSPRPFKTPSSNVARPLQKRPHAKPTSEHTDRFQTSVLPAGSSPIYNSSQGTKRPNFHESSQLPQQKIRPDGNADDKVDLQLQGHGNYQGFKDKVGSSPNTLVIRLPGKEHASNDGQSKRPNWPNNQRPSESRPDDEKAEDADLSVQETIHRPYVNSVNENEPLKNQHSSINLIYTERPQWATKPATPKPLTDFSKPYFSIKTTTFRPISLSSQTDARPTFVLKPNTSDVSLKTATSPRPTYFNSQPTRYSTTWSSNQIAAGSVPQTSHWQVTTEPAFVTKQRPSSSSSSTSLLSSSSTSSSSVKPITVFETTRPFGASSYFWSENSWTPPRPSLKPHWTDNPSLMQNGPESFPHRPSFKPTESQEKTEYHKPVGSAHYITTSHFETSTRTRPMKKTTTSTTSTTTTTTTSTTTTSTITTTTEKPSTTTTTTTTTKSTESILKSTTPEALTKTGTMMTVSAVAENKGTQCGVPPLFPLPETRIVGGKDAPFGRWPWQVSVRRTSFFGFSSTHRCGGAVLNENWIATAGHCVDDLLTSQIRIRVGEYDFSSVQERLPYVERGVAKKVVHPKYNFFTYEYDLALVRLESPLTFAPHISPICLPATDDLLIGENATVTGWGRLSEGGTLPSVLQEVSVPIVSNDRCKSMFLRAGRHEFIPDIFLCAGYETGGQDSCQGDSGGPLQVRGKDGRYFLAGIISWGIGCAEANLPGVCTRISKFVPWILKNVT
- the LOC122637455 gene encoding serine proteinase stubble-like isoform X2, which translates into the protein MTINLKGKLFDGARLKRITLMFSGIRMRWIGYVATILWWSGIARSLSTVNRGHSYKISPKPCKVPGPGDHEGTCMFVWECIKSEGTHVGVCVDTFMFGSCCVHNSTVNSIASPGHQSNQQEQDHRHKQQGNSQHHHHHLHHESNTLRPTLAEVLGSETTRFTVTSLSNFPISSTSKPSSVHQQLSSHAGFVVSPRPFKTPSSNVARPLQKRPHAKPTSEHTDRFQTSVLPAGSSPIYNSSQGTKRPNFHESSQLPQQKIRPDGNADDKVDLQLQGHGNYQGFKDKVGSSPNTLVIRLPGKEHASNDGQSKRPNWPNNQRPSESRPDDEKAEDADLSVQETIHRPYVNSVNENEPLKNQHSSINLIYTERPQWATKPATPKPLTDFSKPYFSIKTTTFRPISLSSQTDARPTFVLKPNTSDVSLKTATSPRPTYFNSQPTRYSTTWSSNQIAAGSVPQTSHWQVTTEPAFVTKQRPSSSSSSTSLLSSSSTSSSSVKPITVFETTRPFGASSYFWSENSWTPPRPSLKPHWTDNPSLMQNGPESFPHRPSFKPTESQETEYHKPVGSAHYITTSHFETSTRTRPMKKTTTSTTSTTTTTTTSTTTTSTITTTTEKPSTTTTTTTTTKSTESILKSTTPEALTKTGTMMTVSAVAENKGTQCGVPPLFPLPETRIVGGKDAPFGRWPWQVSVRRTSFFGFSSTHRCGGAVLNENWIATAGHCVDDLLTSQIRIRVGEYDFSSVQERLPYVERGVAKKVVHPKYNFFTYEYDLALVRLESPLTFAPHISPICLPATDDLLIGENATVTGWGRLSEGGTLPSVLQEVSVPIVSNDRCKSMFLRAGRHEFIPDIFLCAGYETGGQDSCQGDSGGPLQVRGKDGRYFLAGIISWGIGCAEANLPGVCTRISKFVPWILKNVT
- the LOC122637455 gene encoding serine proteinase stubble-like isoform X3, with protein sequence MTINLKGKLFDGARLKRITLMFSGIRMRWIGYVATILWWSGIARSLSTVNRGYKISPKPCKVPGPGDHEGTCMFVWECIKSEGTHVGVCVDTFMFGSCCVHNSTVNSIASPGHQSNQQEQDHRHKQQGNSQHHHHHLHHESNTLRPTLAEVLGSETTRFTVTSLSNFPISSTSKPSSVHQQLSSHAGFVVSPRPFKTPSSNVARPLQKRPHAKPTSEHTDRFQTSVLPAGSSPIYNSSQGTKRPNFHESSQLPQQKIRPDGNADDKVDLQLQGHGNYQGFKDKVGSSPNTLVIRLPGKEHASNDGQSKRPNWPNNQRPSESRPDDEKAEDADLSVQETIHRPYVNSVNENEPLKNQHSSINLIYTERPQWATKPATPKPLTDFSKPYFSIKTTTFRPISLSSQTDARPTFVLKPNTSDVSLKTATSPRPTYFNSQPTRYSTTWSSNQIAAGSVPQTSHWQVTTEPAFVTKQRPSSSSSSTSLLSSSSTSSSSVKPITVFETTRPFGASSYFWSENSWTPPRPSLKPHWTDNPSLMQNGPESFPHRPSFKPTESQEKTEYHKPVGSAHYITTSHFETSTRTRPMKKTTTSTTSTTTTTTTSTTTTSTITTTTEKPSTTTTTTTTTKSTESILKSTTPEALTKTGTMMTVSAVAENKGTQCGVPPLFPLPETRIVGGKDAPFGRWPWQVSVRRTSFFGFSSTHRCGGAVLNENWIATAGHCVDDLLTSQIRIRVGEYDFSSVQERLPYVERGVAKKVVHPKYNFFTYEYDLALVRLESPLTFAPHISPICLPATDDLLIGENATVTGWGRLSEGGTLPSVLQEVSVPIVSNDRCKSMFLRAGRHEFIPDIFLCAGYETGGQDSCQGDSGGPLQVRGKDGRYFLAGIISWGIGCAEANLPGVCTRISKFVPWILKNVT
- the LOC122637455 gene encoding serine proteinase stubble-like isoform X1, whose product is MTINLKGKLFDGARLKRITLMFSGIRMRWIGYVATILWWSGIARSLSTVNRGHSYKISPKPCKVPGPGDHEGTCMFVWECIKSEGTHVGVCVDTFMFGSCCVHNSTVNSIASPGHQSNQQEQDHRHKQQGNSQHHHHHLHHESNTLRPTLAEVLGSETTRFTVTSLSNFPISSTSKPSSVHQQLSSHAGFVVSPRPFKTPSSNVARPLQKRPHAKPTSEHTDRFQTSVLPAGSSPIYNSSQGTKRPNFHESSQLPQQKIRPDGNADDKVDLQLQGHGNYQGFKDKVGSSPNTLVIRLPGKEHASNDGQSKRPNWPNNQRPSESRPDDEKAEDADLSVQETIHRPYVNSVNENEPLKNQHSSINLIYTERPQWATKPATPKPLTDFSKPYFSIKTTTFRPISLSSQTDARPTFVLKPNTSDVSLKTATSPRPTYFNSQPTRYSTTWSSNQIAAGSVPQTSHWQVTTEPAFVTKQRPSSSSSSTSLLSSSSTSSSSVKPITVFETTRPFGASSYFWSENSWTPPRPSLKPHWTDNPSLMQNGPESFPHRPSFKPTESQEKTEYHKPVGSAHYITTSHFETSTRTRPMKKTTTSTTSTTTTTTTSTTTTSTITTTTEKPSTTTTTTTTTKSTESILKSTTPEALTKTGTMMTVSAVAENKGTQCGVPPLFPLPETRIVGGKDAPFGRWPWQVSVRRTSFFGFSSTHRCGGAVLNENWIATAGHCVDDLLTSQIRIRVGEYDFSSVQERLPYVERGVAKKVVHPKYNFFTYEYDLALVRLESPLTFAPHISPICLPATDDLLIGENATVTGWGRLSEGGTLPSVLQEVSVPIVSNDRCKSMFLRAGRHEFIPDIFLCAGYETGGQDSCQGDSGGPLQVRGKDGRYFLAGIISWGIGCAEANLPGVCTRISKFVPWILKNVT
- the LOC122637455 gene encoding serine proteinase stubble-like isoform X4 gives rise to the protein MTINLKGKLFDGARLKRITLMFSGIRMRWIGYVATILWWSGIARSLSTVNRGHSYKISPKPCKVPGPGDHEGTCMFVWECIKSEGTHVGVCVDTFMFGSCCVHNSTVNSIASPGHQSNQQEQDHRHKQQGNSQHHHHHLHHESNTLRPTLAEVLGSETTRFTVTSLSNFPISSTSKPSSVHQQLSSHAGFVVSPRPFKTPSSNVARPLQKRPHAKPTSEHTDRFQTSVLPAGSSPIYNSSQGTKRPNFHESSQLPQQKIRPDGNADDKVDLQLQGHGNYQGFKDKVGSSPNTLVIRLPGKEHASNDGQSKRPNWPNNQRPSESRPDDEKAEDADLSVQETIHRPYVNSVNENEPLKNQHSSINLIYTERPQWATKPATPKPLTDFSKPYFSIKTTTFRPISLSSQTDARPTFVLKPNTSDVSLKTATSPRPTYFNSQPTSAAGSVPQTSHWQVTTEPAFVTKQRPSSSSSSTSLLSSSSTSSSSVKPITVFETTRPFGASSYFWSENSWTPPRPSLKPHWTDNPSLMQNGPESFPHRPSFKPTESQEKTEYHKPVGSAHYITTSHFETSTRTRPMKKTTTSTTSTTTTTTTSTTTTSTITTTTEKPSTTTTTTTTTKSTESILKSTTPEALTKTGTMMTVSAVAENKGTQCGVPPLFPLPETRIVGGKDAPFGRWPWQVSVRRTSFFGFSSTHRCGGAVLNENWIATAGHCVDDLLTSQIRIRVGEYDFSSVQERLPYVERGVAKKVVHPKYNFFTYEYDLALVRLESPLTFAPHISPICLPATDDLLIGENATVTGWGRLSEGGTLPSVLQEVSVPIVSNDRCKSMFLRAGRHEFIPDIFLCAGYETGGQDSCQGDSGGPLQVRGKDGRYFLAGIISWGIGCAEANLPGVCTRISKFVPWILKNVT